In the Pseudomonas sp. ADAK2 genome, one interval contains:
- a CDS encoding Gfo/Idh/MocA family protein gives MNVPVAKIRMGFVGGGEGAFIAQAHRQAAGLDGRFELVCGAFSRDAQNNLNSGAALGLPASRCYSDWQQMIEAERLLPAEQRMELVVIVTPNHLHAPVASQALSAGFHVFSEKPAALNLAELLALKEHVIRSHRLYGLAHTYLGYPMVWQAREMVRNGVIGAVRKVIVEYPQGWLSQDVAGQGNKQAEWRDQPELSGLGGCIGDIGTHAFSLAEFVADQPIQQLCAMLGVHIPGRQLDDDASMLFKMAGGASGVLIASQVCAGEENPLKIRVYGDKGGLEWRQEEPASLIHRALDQPLRILRSGLGQPWLCAAATRRMRLPAGHPEGYLEAMANLYGDFANAIRGEVAGNDAPGVPGIEVGLRGMAFIETVIANHRGDAKWTELVCTP, from the coding sequence ATGAATGTTCCAGTGGCAAAAATAAGAATGGGCTTTGTCGGGGGCGGCGAGGGCGCTTTCATCGCCCAGGCCCATCGGCAGGCCGCCGGGCTCGACGGGCGTTTCGAGCTGGTCTGCGGGGCATTCAGTCGAGATGCACAAAACAACCTGAACAGCGGTGCCGCGCTTGGTTTGCCTGCATCGCGCTGCTACAGCGACTGGCAGCAGATGATCGAGGCCGAGCGCTTGTTGCCCGCAGAACAGCGCATGGAACTGGTGGTGATCGTCACCCCCAATCACCTGCACGCGCCCGTCGCGAGTCAGGCGCTGAGCGCGGGTTTTCACGTGTTCAGCGAAAAACCTGCTGCACTGAATCTGGCCGAACTGCTGGCGCTGAAAGAGCACGTCATTCGCAGCCATCGCCTGTACGGCCTGGCCCACACGTACCTGGGTTACCCGATGGTCTGGCAGGCGCGGGAGATGGTGCGCAACGGCGTAATCGGTGCGGTGCGCAAGGTCATTGTCGAGTATCCCCAGGGCTGGCTCAGCCAGGATGTGGCCGGGCAGGGCAACAAGCAGGCCGAATGGCGCGATCAGCCGGAATTGTCCGGGTTGGGCGGCTGCATTGGTGACATCGGCACCCACGCCTTTTCCCTCGCGGAGTTCGTCGCCGATCAACCGATCCAGCAGCTGTGCGCGATGCTGGGCGTGCACATCCCGGGCCGGCAACTGGACGATGACGCCTCGATGTTGTTCAAGATGGCCGGCGGCGCGAGCGGCGTGTTGATCGCCAGCCAGGTCTGCGCCGGTGAAGAAAACCCGCTGAAGATTCGGGTCTACGGCGACAAGGGTGGGTTGGAATGGCGCCAGGAAGAACCCGCCAGCCTGATCCACCGCGCCCTCGATCAACCCCTGCGCATCTTGCGTTCCGGCCTTGGCCAGCCCTGGTTGTGCGCGGCCGCCACCCGGCGCATGCGCTTGCCTGCCGGCCACCCTGAAGGCTATCTCGAAGCCATGGCCAACCTCTACGGCGATTTTGCCAACGCTATTCGTGGCGAGGTCGCGGGCAACGACGCCCCTGGCGTGCCCGGTATCGAGGTGGGACTGCGCGGCATGGCCTTCATCGAAACGGTGATCGCCAACCATCGTGGCGACGCCAAGTGGACCGAATTGGTGTGCACCCCATGA
- a CDS encoding nucleoside permease, which produces MTTMTARLSAMMFLQFFIWGGWFVTLGTFLASNLGASGGQIGMAFSTQSWGAIIAPFVIGLIADRFFNAERILAVLHLIGAVLLYQLYRAPDFSTFYPYVLAYMMIYMPTLALVNSVAFRQMSDPALEFSRIRVWGTIGWIVAGVVISFVFAWDSQAAISSGGLRNTFLMSAIASLVLGLYSFTLPRTAPLKPEAGSGGLKQMLGLDALGLLKDRSYLVFFIASILICIPLAFYYQNANPFLAEIGVTNPTAKMAIGQVSEVLFMLLLPLFIHRFGIKIALLVGMLAWALRYLLFAYGNNGDLAFMLFTGIALHGICYDFFFVSGQIYTDAKASERFRSSAQGLITLATYGLGMLIGFWVAGQVTDHYASASSHDWTSIWLFPAGFALAIFFCFSLAFKGRQAVAVQSTV; this is translated from the coding sequence ATGACCACGATGACCGCGCGATTGAGCGCCATGATGTTCCTGCAATTTTTTATCTGGGGTGGCTGGTTCGTCACCCTCGGTACGTTCCTGGCCAGTAACCTGGGCGCCAGCGGCGGGCAGATCGGCATGGCGTTCTCGACCCAATCCTGGGGCGCGATCATCGCGCCGTTTGTGATTGGGTTGATCGCTGACCGATTCTTCAATGCCGAGCGCATCCTCGCCGTGTTGCACCTGATCGGCGCCGTGTTGCTGTACCAGCTCTATCGCGCCCCGGACTTCAGTACGTTTTACCCGTATGTGCTGGCCTACATGATGATCTACATGCCGACCCTGGCACTGGTCAATTCAGTCGCGTTCCGGCAGATGAGCGACCCGGCCCTGGAGTTTTCCCGCATCCGCGTGTGGGGCACCATTGGCTGGATCGTGGCGGGCGTGGTGATCAGTTTTGTCTTCGCCTGGGACTCCCAGGCCGCCATTTCCTCCGGCGGGTTGCGCAATACCTTTTTGATGTCGGCGATCGCGTCGCTTGTGCTCGGGCTCTACAGCTTTACCTTGCCGCGCACCGCACCCCTGAAGCCTGAAGCGGGCAGTGGCGGCCTCAAGCAAATGCTCGGGCTGGATGCCTTGGGTTTGCTGAAAGATCGCAGCTACCTTGTGTTCTTTATCGCCTCCATTTTGATCTGCATTCCGCTGGCGTTTTATTACCAGAATGCCAATCCGTTCCTGGCAGAAATTGGCGTCACCAACCCTACGGCGAAAATGGCCATCGGGCAGGTTTCCGAAGTGCTGTTCATGCTCCTGTTGCCGCTGTTCATTCATCGCTTCGGCATCAAGATCGCGCTGCTGGTGGGGATGTTGGCCTGGGCCTTGCGCTACCTGCTGTTCGCCTACGGCAACAATGGCGACCTGGCCTTCATGCTGTTCACCGGCATCGCCCTGCACGGCATCTGCTATGACTTCTTCTTCGTCTCGGGCCAGATCTACACCGACGCCAAAGCCTCGGAACGCTTCAGAAGTTCCGCTCAAGGCCTGATTACCCTGGCGACCTACGGCCTGGGCATGTTGATCGGCTTCTGGGTCGCAGGGCAGGTGACCGACCACTACGCCTCGGCCAGCAGCCATGACTGGACAAGCATCTGGCTGTTCCCGGCAGGGTTTGCGTTGGCGATCTTTTTCTGTTTTTCACTGGCCTTCAAGGGGCGGCAAGCGGTGGCTGTGCAGTCGACCGTTTGA
- a CDS encoding thiamine pyrophosphate-binding protein, protein MNKTISRRSGGQILVDALRIHGVKRAFCVPGESYLAVLDALHDVQEDIDLIVCRQEGGAAYMAEAYGKLTGEPGICFVTRGPGATNAAVGVHTAFQDSTPMILFIGQVARDQQYREAFQEVDFRQMFGPLAKWVVQIDDPRRIPELVSQAFHRAVNGRPGPVVVALPEDVLTEMAEVSDAGAFKRVLMTPAAEQMAAMQHLLEQSERPLMVLGGSGWDAESVQDIRLFAEQQHLPVAASFRCQDLFDNRHPNYAGDLGFAASAQLSSAVKEADLLLVVGSRMGEVSTGGYAALDIPVPRQTLIHIHQGIEELGRVYQPALAINSSMSCFAKAAAGLAPASPQKTSEWTRALNQHYLQNLEHTPSPGPVQMADIIEWLNRRLPDDAILTNGAGNYAVWLQRFYQFRHYRTQLGPTNGSMGYGVPAAVAAKLTCPDRVVVSFSGDGCFLMNGQELATAAQYGAHVIFVVVNNGMYGTIRMHQERNYPGRVSGTQLHNPDFAALAQAYGLHGEVVAETSDFAPAFERCLTMSRPSLIEVRVDPEALTPRLSLTQIREQSSKQ, encoded by the coding sequence ATGAATAAAACCATTTCTCGTCGTAGCGGAGGTCAGATATTGGTGGATGCCTTGCGCATTCATGGCGTCAAAAGGGCTTTTTGTGTTCCAGGAGAAAGCTACCTGGCGGTTCTCGACGCATTGCATGACGTGCAAGAAGACATCGACCTGATCGTCTGCCGCCAGGAAGGCGGGGCGGCCTATATGGCGGAGGCCTACGGCAAGCTCACTGGCGAGCCGGGCATCTGCTTCGTGACTCGCGGCCCAGGGGCAACCAACGCCGCGGTTGGCGTCCACACTGCCTTCCAGGACTCGACACCGATGATCCTTTTCATTGGCCAGGTCGCTCGCGATCAGCAGTATCGCGAAGCGTTTCAGGAAGTTGATTTTCGCCAGATGTTTGGCCCCTTGGCGAAGTGGGTCGTACAAATCGACGACCCCCGAAGAATTCCCGAACTCGTAAGCCAGGCGTTTCACCGAGCGGTCAATGGCAGGCCGGGGCCGGTCGTGGTCGCACTGCCAGAAGACGTGCTGACCGAAATGGCGGAGGTCAGTGATGCCGGTGCGTTCAAACGGGTGTTGATGACGCCCGCAGCCGAGCAAATGGCGGCCATGCAGCACCTGCTTGAGCAATCGGAACGTCCATTGATGGTGTTGGGCGGCAGCGGCTGGGATGCCGAGTCCGTGCAGGACATTCGCCTTTTTGCAGAACAGCAACATCTCCCGGTGGCCGCCTCCTTTCGTTGTCAGGACCTGTTCGATAATCGACACCCCAACTATGCCGGCGATCTTGGCTTCGCGGCGTCCGCACAGTTGTCGTCAGCCGTGAAAGAGGCTGACCTGCTCCTGGTCGTCGGCTCGCGAATGGGGGAAGTTTCGACGGGCGGGTACGCGGCCCTGGATATTCCCGTCCCCAGGCAAACCCTGATTCATATTCACCAAGGCATTGAAGAGCTGGGACGGGTCTACCAGCCTGCGCTGGCGATCAACAGCAGCATGTCGTGTTTCGCGAAAGCCGCCGCAGGACTGGCGCCCGCAAGCCCGCAAAAAACCAGTGAGTGGACGCGCGCGCTGAATCAGCATTATCTGCAAAACCTGGAACACACACCCTCCCCTGGCCCAGTGCAAATGGCCGACATCATTGAGTGGTTAAATCGCCGGCTCCCGGATGACGCGATCCTGACCAATGGCGCTGGCAACTACGCCGTCTGGCTTCAGCGTTTCTATCAGTTCCGCCATTACCGCACCCAGTTAGGCCCCACCAACGGCTCCATGGGTTACGGCGTGCCGGCTGCCGTGGCCGCCAAACTGACCTGCCCGGATCGCGTGGTGGTTTCGTTTTCCGGGGATGGCTGCTTCTTGATGAATGGTCAGGAGCTCGCCACCGCCGCGCAATACGGGGCCCATGTGATTTTCGTGGTGGTCAACAACGGCATGTACGGAACCATCAGAATGCACCAGGAACGCAATTACCCTGGGCGCGTGTCCGGTACGCAATTGCACAACCCGGATTTCGCTGCACTGGCCCAAGCCTATGGATTGCATGGCGAAGTGGTCGCCGAGACCTCCGACTTTGCGCCCGCCTTTGAGCGCTGCCTGACCATGTCCCGGCCATCGTTGATTGAAGTCAGAGTCGACCCCGAAGCATTGACCCCTCGACTCAGCCTGACGCAGATCAGAGAGCAATCAAGCAAACAGTGA
- a CDS encoding sugar phosphate isomerase/epimerase family protein — protein MTLENLAVNDQPKTIKGLRGPGIFLAQFMSDEAPFDNLTNIAHWAAAQGYKAIQLPTLGTQFIDLALAAESQDYCDELKAVCAQAGVEISELSTHLQGQLVAVHPAFDTLFDDFAPAHLRGQPQARTEWAIEQLKLAARASQRLGLNAHATFSGALLWPYIYPWPQRPSGLVEQGFAELAKRWLPILDCFEEAGVDLCYEIHPGEDLHDGASFERFLEAVDHHPRAAILYDPSHLLLQQMDYLGFIDRYHERIRMFHVKDAEFRPDARSGVYGGYQGWVERPGRFRSLGDGQIDFKSIFSKLTQYDFTGWAVLEWECCLKDSAQGAAQGAAFIERHMINKTQKAFDDFASVSADEGFNRRLLGLPDA, from the coding sequence ATGACGCTGGAGAATCTTGCCGTGAACGATCAACCCAAAACCATAAAAGGCCTGCGTGGCCCAGGGATTTTCCTCGCGCAGTTCATGTCCGACGAAGCACCGTTCGATAACTTGACCAACATTGCCCACTGGGCGGCGGCGCAAGGTTACAAAGCCATTCAATTGCCGACCCTCGGCACTCAATTCATCGACTTGGCGCTCGCCGCCGAAAGCCAGGATTACTGCGATGAATTGAAAGCCGTTTGCGCCCAGGCCGGCGTCGAGATCAGTGAGTTGTCGACGCACCTGCAAGGGCAACTGGTGGCGGTGCATCCGGCGTTCGACACGCTGTTCGATGACTTCGCCCCGGCCCATCTGCGCGGCCAGCCCCAGGCCCGAACCGAGTGGGCCATTGAACAATTGAAGTTGGCCGCCCGCGCCAGCCAGCGCTTGGGATTGAACGCCCACGCGACGTTTTCCGGTGCGCTGCTCTGGCCCTACATCTACCCGTGGCCGCAACGGCCGAGCGGTCTGGTCGAGCAAGGTTTCGCCGAACTGGCCAAACGCTGGTTGCCGATCCTCGATTGTTTCGAAGAGGCCGGGGTCGACCTGTGCTACGAAATCCACCCCGGCGAAGACCTGCACGACGGCGCATCGTTCGAGCGTTTTCTGGAGGCCGTTGATCATCATCCGCGCGCCGCCATCCTCTACGACCCGAGTCATCTGCTGCTCCAGCAAATGGACTACCTGGGCTTCATCGATCGCTACCACGAGCGCATCCGCATGTTCCACGTCAAGGACGCCGAGTTTCGCCCGGATGCGCGTTCGGGTGTCTATGGCGGTTATCAGGGCTGGGTCGAGCGGCCGGGACGTTTCCGTTCCCTGGGCGATGGCCAGATCGATTTCAAGTCGATCTTCAGCAAATTGACCCAATACGACTTCACCGGTTGGGCCGTGCTGGAGTGGGAATGTTGCCTGAAGGATTCGGCGCAGGGCGCCGCGCAAGGGGCGGCATTTATTGAGCGGCACATGATCAACAAGACGCAAAAGGCCTTCGACGATTTCGCCAGTGTGTCGGCCGATGAAGGTTTCAATCGACGATTGCTGGGGTTGCCCGACGCCTGA
- a CDS encoding LacI family DNA-binding transcriptional regulator: MSNIREVARLAGVSVATVSRTLASPERVLPETRDKVTAAVAQAGYRPNQMAVQFRSRRTGNLVILVPAIANIFFARVISGAQQAAQAAGYRLLLCDTQGREEIEREFAALVYAHQADGVIQLRAYDPFESPLPNAELPPIVNACEVIQGGRHPTISLDNRAAARAMTEHLLELGHRRIGLIKGPKSSPLTRDRVAGYQDALHHAGIASDPALICHGDFSLKAGHDGAAAMLALPERPTALFCENDEMAIGALKRIKQQGLRVPEDISLVGFDDIPFAAYCDPPLTTITQPAEAFGQKAVEMVIALIEKKPIAQRHVVLPFEVTLRDSTAVVNER; encoded by the coding sequence TTGTCCAATATCCGTGAAGTAGCCCGGCTGGCCGGCGTCTCGGTGGCCACGGTGTCCAGAACACTGGCGTCGCCAGAGCGCGTGCTCCCCGAGACGCGGGACAAGGTCACCGCCGCCGTGGCACAAGCCGGGTATCGGCCGAACCAAATGGCGGTGCAGTTCCGCTCGCGCCGGACCGGCAACCTGGTGATTCTGGTGCCGGCCATTGCCAATATCTTTTTCGCCCGTGTGATCAGCGGCGCGCAACAAGCCGCCCAGGCCGCCGGCTATCGACTGCTGCTGTGCGACACCCAGGGCCGGGAGGAAATCGAACGGGAATTCGCCGCGCTGGTGTACGCCCATCAGGCCGACGGCGTGATCCAGCTGCGCGCCTACGACCCGTTTGAATCACCCCTGCCCAACGCCGAGTTACCGCCCATCGTCAACGCCTGCGAGGTGATTCAGGGTGGCCGCCATCCCACCATCAGCCTCGATAACCGCGCCGCCGCCAGGGCCATGACCGAGCATTTACTCGAACTGGGCCACCGCAGGATCGGCCTGATCAAAGGCCCGAAAAGCAGCCCGCTGACCCGCGACCGCGTGGCCGGTTATCAGGACGCATTGCACCACGCCGGCATCGCGTCCGACCCGGCCCTGATCTGCCACGGTGATTTCAGCTTGAAGGCTGGGCATGACGGTGCCGCAGCGATGCTAGCGCTGCCCGAACGTCCCACCGCGCTGTTCTGCGAAAACGATGAAATGGCCATCGGCGCGTTGAAACGAATCAAGCAACAGGGCTTACGGGTCCCCGAGGACATTTCGCTGGTGGGCTTCGACGACATCCCGTTCGCGGCGTACTGCGACCCGCCCCTGACCACCATCACCCAGCCCGCCGAAGCCTTCGGTCAGAAAGCCGTCGAGATGGTGATTGCCCTGATTGAGAAAAAACCGATTGCCCAACGGCACGTGGTGTTGCCGTTTGAAGTGACGTTGCGCGATAGCACGGCGGTGGTTAATGAGCGCTGA